In Microcaecilia unicolor chromosome 1, aMicUni1.1, whole genome shotgun sequence, the following are encoded in one genomic region:
- the ABITRAM gene encoding protein Abitram isoform X2, producing the protein MYCEKIGGFKMAEEHQTPEIPCLIDRYFTRWYKADVKGRPCEDHCILQHSNRICVITLAKSHPLLQKGRTIKSVNYQISANCSRLQNKVSGKSKRGAQFLTELAPLCRISCSDGEEYTIYSCIRGRLLEVNENILHNPVLLQEKPSTEGYIAVLLPKFEESKSITQGLMSHTEYEEILQNRCNTPSDTS; encoded by the exons atgtatt GTGAAAAAATTGGAGGCTTCAAGATGGCTGAAGAACATCAGACTCCTGAAATTCCTTGTTTAATAGATCGTTATTTCACTCGCTGGTACAAAGCAG ATGTTAAGGGCAGACCATGTGAAGATCATTGCATACTGCAACACTCCAATAG GATTTGTGTAATCACACTAGCAAAGTCGCATCCTCTTCTTCAAAAGGGAAGAACAATTAAGAGTGTTAATTACCAAATTAGTGCCAACTGCAGCAGGCTTCAAAATAAGGTCTCTGGAAAGTCAAAGCGG GGTGCTCAGTTTCTAACAGAACTTGCTCCATTGTGTCGGATTTCTTGTTCTGATGGAGAGGAATATACCATATATAG CTGTATAAGAGGTCGATTATTAGAAGTAAATGAAAATATTCTTCATAATCCAGTTCTTCTGCAAGAAAAG CCATCTACTGAGGGATACATTGCAGTTCTGTTACCCAAATTTGAAGAAAGTAAGAGCATAACACAAGGATTGATGAGCCACACAGAATATGAAGAAATTCTGCAGAACAGATGTAATACTCCATCAGACACATCCTGA
- the ABITRAM gene encoding protein Abitram isoform X3: protein MAEEHQTPEIPCLIDRYFTRWYKADVKGRPCEDHCILQHSNRICVITLAKSHPLLQKGRTIKSVNYQISANCSRLQNKVSGKSKRGAQFLTELAPLCRISCSDGEEYTIYSCIRGRLLEVNENILHNPVLLQEKPSTEGYIAVLLPKFEESKSITQGLMSHTEYEEILQNRCNTPSDTS from the exons ATGGCTGAAGAACATCAGACTCCTGAAATTCCTTGTTTAATAGATCGTTATTTCACTCGCTGGTACAAAGCAG ATGTTAAGGGCAGACCATGTGAAGATCATTGCATACTGCAACACTCCAATAG GATTTGTGTAATCACACTAGCAAAGTCGCATCCTCTTCTTCAAAAGGGAAGAACAATTAAGAGTGTTAATTACCAAATTAGTGCCAACTGCAGCAGGCTTCAAAATAAGGTCTCTGGAAAGTCAAAGCGG GGTGCTCAGTTTCTAACAGAACTTGCTCCATTGTGTCGGATTTCTTGTTCTGATGGAGAGGAATATACCATATATAG CTGTATAAGAGGTCGATTATTAGAAGTAAATGAAAATATTCTTCATAATCCAGTTCTTCTGCAAGAAAAG CCATCTACTGAGGGATACATTGCAGTTCTGTTACCCAAATTTGAAGAAAGTAAGAGCATAACACAAGGATTGATGAGCCACACAGAATATGAAGAAATTCTGCAGAACAGATGTAATACTCCATCAGACACATCCTGA
- the ABITRAM gene encoding protein Abitram isoform X1: MEQVRRAELLKTQEKAVLGPLGEPWVGEKIGGFKMAEEHQTPEIPCLIDRYFTRWYKADVKGRPCEDHCILQHSNRICVITLAKSHPLLQKGRTIKSVNYQISANCSRLQNKVSGKSKRGAQFLTELAPLCRISCSDGEEYTIYSCIRGRLLEVNENILHNPVLLQEKPSTEGYIAVLLPKFEESKSITQGLMSHTEYEEILQNRCNTPSDTS, from the exons ATGGAGCAAGTGCGGCGTGCTGAATTATTGAAGACACAGGAGAAGGCGGTACTTGGACCTCTTGGAGAACCCTGGGTAG GTGAAAAAATTGGAGGCTTCAAGATGGCTGAAGAACATCAGACTCCTGAAATTCCTTGTTTAATAGATCGTTATTTCACTCGCTGGTACAAAGCAG ATGTTAAGGGCAGACCATGTGAAGATCATTGCATACTGCAACACTCCAATAG GATTTGTGTAATCACACTAGCAAAGTCGCATCCTCTTCTTCAAAAGGGAAGAACAATTAAGAGTGTTAATTACCAAATTAGTGCCAACTGCAGCAGGCTTCAAAATAAGGTCTCTGGAAAGTCAAAGCGG GGTGCTCAGTTTCTAACAGAACTTGCTCCATTGTGTCGGATTTCTTGTTCTGATGGAGAGGAATATACCATATATAG CTGTATAAGAGGTCGATTATTAGAAGTAAATGAAAATATTCTTCATAATCCAGTTCTTCTGCAAGAAAAG CCATCTACTGAGGGATACATTGCAGTTCTGTTACCCAAATTTGAAGAAAGTAAGAGCATAACACAAGGATTGATGAGCCACACAGAATATGAAGAAATTCTGCAGAACAGATGTAATACTCCATCAGACACATCCTGA